The proteins below come from a single Rickettsia typhi str. Wilmington genomic window:
- a CDS encoding monovalent cation/H+ antiporter complex subunit F yields MLNIFLIIIALFICLTIYLFIRNNDIFTNLLILNSCTTITCLFICCLGLYSGNSSYFDIAIIYFLLSFIATNGYLRYFIYESKNRNR; encoded by the coding sequence ATGCTGAACATATTTTTAATTATTATTGCATTATTTATTTGCTTAACAATCTATCTATTTATAAGAAACAATGATATTTTTACAAATTTATTGATTCTAAATAGTTGTACAACTATTACTTGCTTATTTATTTGTTGTCTAGGTTTGTACTCAGGAAATAGTTCATATTTTGATATAGCAATTATTTATTTTCTTTTAAGTTTTATCGCAACAAATGGTTATTTAAGATATTTTATATATGAGTCAAAAAATAGAAATAGATAA
- a CDS encoding cell division protein FtsL, with protein sequence MTRKFHYSILFITIIAICSLFRIKDRVSTLNYQLRSVIKQINSENNNINILKAEQAYLLLPTRLEKLAAAYLKLEIVKSYQMINDPLAPNIEQNIKFNHNISISKSNKWRYKRIMNNKYIQTVSSRVK encoded by the coding sequence ATGACTAGAAAGTTTCACTATTCAATATTATTTATAACAATTATAGCAATATGTAGTTTATTCCGGATCAAGGATCGAGTCTCAACTCTGAATTATCAATTAAGGAGTGTGATAAAACAGATTAATAGTGAGAATAATAATATTAATATTTTGAAAGCAGAGCAAGCTTATCTACTTTTGCCAACTAGATTGGAAAAACTCGCTGCGGCTTATTTGAAATTAGAAATAGTGAAATCATATCAAATGATCAATGATCCGTTAGCACCAAATATCGAACAAAATATTAAATTTAATCATAATATTAGTATTTCAAAGAGTAATAAATGGCGTTACAAAAGAATTATGAATAATAAGTATATACAGACTGTTTCAAGTAGAGTTAAGTAA
- a CDS encoding pentapeptide repeat-containing protein, with amino-acid sequence MKKNMRKQMLKIISIITIYLLLNSCSESTRDVNGLLTDSQSTIIRDYIISQNSKNLKVNLKEKFGSNLKGVKLIGIKLTNEDLSGIDFTSCEILRTDFSGSNLDKAILTNAVIQESNFTDSVIKNISGYNADFQGSIFNNITLQNTNFVQSNFSDTAFNKTTIINVNFENSKFSNVLWCNSNIDSSNFQKTNLKNNSFKNTNVINSIFYGTDLGKSVINNTNFTNNYFESSDLSNTKFTAVIIKDSNFTQSIFNSVNFNNIQSNNSFFSYASFEDSTLQNINLTKCDLQNSTISSAVLNHFKIDNAILNNMSFNDNTFNNLSIKNSNTNFVRINKSKGLNITLINTTCSNNIYSNNDLKEFKVINTDFNNSEIINSNFTNGQFNNVNFSKSLIQNVNFTDIKITLGNLNQVALINANLINTNIINSVLANSQINNINYQAYSSFINTNLSNNIIINDSADKIPPNKILHNNIVINSVKDLQKISNLANMNLTNLNLSNLVFNGVDFSNSIFKKANLTNTVIKNSILKETNFSAAILTKTDFSKSILTGSIFKCAKIDQTFFSNADLTNTDFTEVTIKNTTFDNANTNGIKGLE; translated from the coding sequence ATGAAGAAGAATATGAGAAAGCAAATGCTTAAAATCATATCAATCATTACTATTTATCTTTTATTAAACAGTTGCTCCGAATCCACACGTGATGTGAATGGATTACTTACGGATAGTCAAAGCACTATAATTCGTGATTATATCATATCACAAAATTCTAAAAATCTTAAAGTGAACCTGAAAGAAAAGTTTGGTTCTAATTTAAAAGGAGTAAAATTAATAGGAATAAAGTTAACAAATGAAGATTTATCAGGGATAGATTTTACTTCTTGCGAAATATTACGAACTGATTTCTCGGGTAGCAATTTAGACAAAGCAATACTGACAAATGCGGTAATTCAAGAAAGTAATTTTACGGATTCAGTAATAAAAAATATTTCAGGTTATAATGCTGATTTTCAAGGTTCAATTTTTAATAATATAACATTACAAAATACAAATTTTGTTCAATCAAATTTCAGTGATACTGCTTTTAATAAAACTACTATAATCAATGTCAATTTTGAAAATTCTAAATTTAGTAATGTATTATGGTGTAACAGTAATATTGACAGCAGTAATTTTCAAAAAACTAACCTAAAAAATAATAGCTTTAAAAATACTAATGTAATAAATTCAATATTTTATGGTACGGATTTAGGAAAAAGTGTAATAAATAATACAAATTTTACTAATAATTATTTTGAATCTAGTGACCTAAGTAACACTAAATTCACAGCAGTAATAATTAAAGATTCTAACTTCACACAAAGTATTTTTAATTCAGTAAACTTTAATAATATCCAAAGTAATAACTCTTTTTTTTCATATGCTTCCTTTGAAGATTCAACATTACAAAATATTAACCTTACTAAATGTGATTTACAAAATAGCACAATTAGTAGTGCAGTTTTAAATCATTTTAAAATCGACAATGCTATATTAAATAATATGAGTTTCAATGATAATACATTTAATAATTTATCAATAAAAAATAGTAATACGAATTTTGTAAGAATTAATAAATCCAAAGGATTGAATATTACTTTAATCAATACTACCTGTAGTAATAATATTTATAGCAATAATGATTTAAAAGAATTTAAAGTCATTAATACTGATTTCAATAACAGTGAAATAATAAACTCAAATTTTACTAATGGACAATTTAATAATGTAAATTTTTCTAAATCTTTAATACAAAACGTAAATTTTACAGACATTAAAATTACTTTAGGCAATTTAAATCAAGTAGCTCTAATAAATGCCAATCTAATAAACACTAATATTATTAATTCAGTCCTTGCTAATTCACAAATAAATAATATTAATTACCAAGCATATTCTAGTTTTATCAATACTAATCTTTCTAATAACATTATTATAAATGATAGTGCGGATAAAATTCCACCGAATAAAATTCTACATAATAATATAGTAATAAATTCTGTGAAAGATTTACAAAAAATATCTAATTTAGCAAATATGAATTTAACAAATTTAAATTTAAGTAATTTAGTATTTAATGGAGTCGATTTTTCAAATAGCATCTTTAAAAAAGCTAACTTAACAAATACAGTAATAAAAAATTCTATTTTAAAAGAGACAAATTTTTCTGCAGCAATACTTACTAAAACAGACTTCTCAAAATCGATATTAACAGGTAGTATATTTAAGTGTGCGAAAATTGATCAGACATTCTTTAGTAATGCCGATTTAACAAATACTGATTTTACTGAAGTAACAATCAAAAATACTACATTTGATAATGCTAATACAAATGGAATAAAAGGATTAGAATAA
- a CDS encoding sigma-54-dependent transcriptional regulator — MSQLDVLILDDEESIRNLIAANLKDEGFNPKVAANSTQALKIISEKPVSAVILDIWLQGSEIDGLGVLEIIKKRYPLIPVIIISGHGTIETAVNAIKMGAYDYIEKPFNNDKLIILLKRACEVTKLKRENIDLKSKVIDKTELVGGCSVTLKYKMEIEKAASSSSRIMIHGKVGSGKELAARLIHKQSKRVNNPFIIFSPTCMTTEKINQELFGESEKQENNNKRPTILEFANNGTLYIDEVSNIPIPIQVKLLKFLKDQTITKPCGKKTKVDIKIITSTSKNIQDEVNNGKFLEDLYYRLNVFSLKVPSLYERKEDIPLLVKYFVKQLSKFSGLKERHFSDEAITALQSYEWPGNIRQLRNVVEWTLIMNPLTTGNNEIIKPYMIPSEILANSANLTKLEDSFDMLSMPLREAREVFERQYLSAQMSRFNNNISKTSSFVGMERSALHRKLKLLSLHIPPTNKINEEEYEKANA; from the coding sequence ATGTCACAATTAGATGTTTTAATATTAGACGATGAAGAGAGTATACGAAATCTCATTGCTGCAAATTTGAAAGATGAAGGTTTTAATCCCAAGGTTGCCGCTAATAGTACTCAAGCTCTTAAAATAATTTCTGAAAAACCAGTCTCTGCAGTGATACTTGATATTTGGCTTCAAGGTAGCGAAATTGACGGGCTTGGAGTTTTAGAGATAATTAAAAAACGTTATCCTTTAATACCGGTAATCATTATTAGCGGTCACGGTACTATAGAAACAGCAGTTAATGCGATAAAAATGGGAGCTTACGATTATATCGAGAAACCATTTAATAATGATAAATTAATTATTTTACTTAAAAGAGCTTGCGAAGTAACAAAATTAAAACGTGAAAACATAGATTTAAAATCAAAGGTTATAGATAAAACTGAATTAGTTGGAGGATGTTCAGTAACTTTAAAATATAAAATGGAAATAGAAAAAGCAGCTAGCTCTAGCAGTCGTATAATGATTCATGGTAAAGTCGGTAGCGGCAAAGAACTTGCAGCAAGATTAATTCATAAACAATCTAAGAGAGTTAATAATCCATTTATTATTTTTAGCCCAACCTGCATGACTACAGAAAAAATTAATCAAGAATTATTTGGAGAATCAGAAAAGCAGGAGAATAATAATAAACGTCCTACTATCTTAGAATTTGCAAATAATGGGACTTTATATATAGATGAGGTCAGTAATATTCCTATTCCTATCCAGGTAAAATTATTAAAATTCCTTAAAGATCAAACTATTACAAAACCTTGTGGGAAAAAGACTAAAGTTGATATAAAAATTATTACCAGTACTTCTAAAAATATCCAAGATGAAGTAAATAACGGAAAATTTCTAGAAGATCTATATTATCGCCTTAATGTATTTTCTCTAAAAGTACCTTCATTATATGAAAGAAAAGAAGATATACCACTACTAGTTAAATATTTTGTTAAGCAACTTTCAAAATTTTCAGGTTTAAAAGAACGTCATTTTTCTGATGAAGCTATTACAGCTCTTCAATCCTACGAATGGCCTGGTAATATTAGACAATTACGTAACGTTGTTGAATGGACTTTAATTATGAATCCGTTAACTACAGGTAATAATGAAATTATAAAACCTTATATGATACCTTCAGAAATATTAGCAAATAGTGCTAATCTTACAAAACTTGAAGACAGCTTTGATATGTTATCTATGCCGCTTAGAGAAGCGAGAGAAGTTTTTGAGCGTCAATATCTATCAGCGCAAATGAGCCGTTTTAATAATAATATTTCAAAAACTTCTTCATTTGTCGGTATGGAAAGATCAGCTTTACATCGAAAATTAAAATTATTAAGCCTACATATACCACCAACAAATAAAATAAATGAAGAAGAATATGAGAAAGCAAATGCTTAA
- the ubiH gene encoding 2-octaprenyl-6-methoxyphenyl hydroxylase, with translation MSQKIEIDKMLNIVILGCGLSGMLTALSFAQKGIKTTILESKLVKSPDFLKDIRTTALTPYSKKFLFSIEIWKELEQFVAEMQDVYVVDNKASEMLDLRNENDAVLGYVIKNSDFKKILLSAITNNSFITLIDNNQYQEVISHNNYSIIKFNNDKQIKCDLLIICDGANSKVRSYYFTNEVDKPYQTALTFNVKHEKPHENCAMEHFLPLGPFALLPLKDQYSSSVIWSTSSVQADLIINFPIKEVDFLIQRNAGHFLGQITIDSEISSFPLKAFIANRYFHNRIVLIADTAHIIHPLAGQGLNQGIKDIEILSMIISNNGTLQEYQKLRQYDNFIMYKLTDSLNSIFSSYSINLRCLRQIGFKVINNLKPIKNLITNYAMGQR, from the coding sequence ATGAGTCAAAAAATAGAAATAGATAAGATGTTAAATATCGTAATTTTAGGGTGTGGTTTAAGTGGTATGCTAACTGCACTGTCTTTTGCACAAAAGGGTATAAAAACTACTATATTAGAGAGTAAACTGGTAAAAAGCCCAGATTTTTTAAAAGATATAAGAACTACTGCTTTAACGCCGTATTCTAAAAAATTTTTATTCTCTATTGAGATATGGAAAGAGCTTGAACAGTTTGTAGCAGAAATGCAAGACGTATATGTTGTAGATAATAAAGCTTCAGAAATGTTAGATTTACGTAACGAGAATGATGCTGTACTTGGATATGTTATTAAGAATAGTGATTTTAAAAAGATATTATTGTCAGCAATAACTAATAATTCGTTTATAACATTAATTGATAATAATCAATATCAAGAAGTTATAAGCCATAATAATTATTCTATTATAAAATTTAATAATGATAAACAAATTAAGTGTGATTTATTAATTATATGTGACGGAGCAAATTCAAAAGTAAGATCTTATTATTTCACTAATGAAGTTGATAAACCTTATCAAACTGCTCTGACTTTTAATGTTAAGCATGAAAAGCCGCATGAAAATTGTGCGATGGAGCATTTTCTTCCACTTGGTCCTTTTGCTTTACTACCTTTAAAAGATCAATATAGCTCTTCCGTAATATGGTCAACTTCTTCTGTTCAGGCTGATTTAATTATTAATTTTCCTATAAAAGAAGTTGATTTTTTAATTCAAAGAAATGCTGGTCATTTCTTAGGTCAAATTACTATTGATAGTGAGATTAGTAGCTTTCCACTAAAAGCTTTTATAGCAAACAGATATTTTCATAATCGTATAGTGCTTATTGCCGACACTGCCCACATCATACATCCACTTGCAGGCCAAGGGCTTAATCAAGGTATAAAAGATATAGAGATTTTGAGTATGATTATTAGTAATAATGGTACATTACAAGAATATCAAAAACTAAGGCAGTACGATAATTTTATTATGTATAAGCTTACCGATTCATTAAATAGTATTTTTTCAAGTTATTCCATAAATTTAAGATGTTTAAGACAAATAGGGTTTAAGGTGATAAATAATTTAAAACCTATTAAGAATTTGATTACTAACTATGCCATGGGGCAGAGATGA
- a CDS encoding peptidoglycan D,D-transpeptidase FtsI family protein yields the protein MKQILEKWKPAIKSLIIWNICSKNTKIRLLMVICGFSFLFSTVSYRLIIVATNVYDKNINSFKKKHQFRKEIVDRNGNLLAMNLPSASLFANPQIVLDPETSVKKLAEILPDINKAKLIKELKSNKSFIWVKRDLLPSQQEKIISLGLLGFEFEEEQKRIYIFSNLLSHVIGYVGRDAVGLSGLELAYDKYLTNTDYELNDLKDQKAPLQLSIDIRLQSILSEEIDKTLKKFNAIGAVGIIADPNNGEILALVNKPDFDPHYPSLAKPEELFNTASLGIYEMGSVFKSLTMAVGFDTGVINMNDAYDISYMKVGGFQLKDYTPRQGWHSVPEIFLYSSNIGTSQIMLEIGKNDFKKYLKKLGLLDQLQIELPERGTPLFPSEKRWNELTSVTMSYGYGISISPLHFVRAILPVVNGGTLYDLTLLKRKTQKVIGTKVFSENTSTQMKKLFRSVVKEGNGKRAEIKGYLIGGKTGTAEKLSQGVGGKKKYLKNSRASSFLGILPASNPQYVIFIRFDEPKPTKESFGFATASWTAVPTAGRVFERMISLYGLEPIEQNEEES from the coding sequence ATGAAGCAAATTTTAGAAAAATGGAAGCCTGCGATTAAAAGTCTAATAATTTGGAATATTTGTAGTAAAAACACAAAAATTCGATTATTAATGGTTATTTGTGGTTTTTCTTTTCTTTTTTCTACTGTATCTTACAGATTAATAATTGTTGCTACGAATGTTTACGATAAAAATATTAATTCCTTCAAAAAAAAACATCAATTTAGAAAAGAAATAGTTGATAGAAATGGTAATTTATTAGCAATGAATCTACCATCTGCCTCATTATTTGCTAATCCACAAATAGTACTTGATCCTGAAACTTCTGTAAAAAAGCTAGCAGAAATCTTACCTGATATTAATAAAGCTAAATTAATTAAAGAACTTAAGTCAAATAAAAGCTTTATATGGGTCAAAAGAGATTTATTACCTAGTCAGCAAGAAAAGATAATTAGCCTTGGGTTACTTGGCTTTGAGTTTGAAGAAGAGCAGAAACGAATTTATATCTTTTCAAATTTATTGTCACATGTTATTGGTTATGTAGGTAGAGATGCAGTAGGACTGAGTGGCTTAGAACTCGCGTATGATAAATATTTAACTAATACTGATTATGAATTAAATGACCTAAAGGATCAGAAAGCACCACTCCAATTATCTATTGATATTAGATTACAAAGTATTTTAAGTGAAGAGATCGATAAAACGTTAAAGAAATTTAATGCAATAGGAGCAGTAGGAATTATTGCTGATCCTAATAACGGTGAGATTCTTGCATTAGTAAATAAGCCTGATTTTGATCCTCATTATCCAAGTTTAGCAAAACCGGAAGAGCTATTTAATACGGCAAGTCTCGGTATTTATGAAATGGGTTCGGTGTTTAAATCATTGACTATGGCGGTTGGTTTTGATACTGGTGTAATCAATATGAATGATGCTTATGATATAAGCTATATGAAAGTAGGAGGATTCCAGCTTAAGGATTATACCCCACGGCAAGGGTGGCATAGCGTACCTGAGATTTTTTTATATTCTTCAAATATTGGTACAAGTCAAATCATGCTTGAAATCGGTAAAAATGATTTTAAAAAATACCTAAAGAAATTAGGGTTATTAGATCAGTTACAAATAGAATTACCTGAACGAGGCACACCATTATTTCCTTCAGAAAAAAGATGGAATGAACTAACTAGTGTTACTATGTCTTATGGCTATGGTATTTCAATTAGCCCTTTACATTTTGTAAGAGCGATTTTACCAGTTGTTAATGGTGGCACTTTATATGATCTTACTTTATTAAAAAGAAAGACTCAAAAAGTAATCGGTACAAAAGTTTTTAGTGAAAATACCTCTACCCAAATGAAGAAATTGTTTAGATCAGTAGTGAAAGAAGGTAACGGTAAACGAGCAGAGATTAAAGGATATCTTATCGGTGGCAAGACTGGTACAGCAGAAAAACTTTCACAAGGTGTAGGAGGTAAAAAGAAATATCTTAAAAATAGTAGAGCTTCGTCATTTTTAGGTATACTTCCTGCATCTAATCCGCAATATGTTATTTTTATTAGATTTGATGAGCCAAAACCAACTAAAGAAAGCTTTGGCTTTGCAACAGCAAGCTGGACTGCTGTACCGACTGCTGGTAGAGTTTTTGAACGTATGATATCTTTATATGGTTTGGAACCGATAGAACAAAATGAGGAAGAGAGTTAA
- the mrdA gene encoding penicillin-binding protein 2, with protein sequence MLNKKILHGELISRRAFIIGLGKLWFLSLLGIRMFYLQLIKSEEYRTLSDKNRINFVVLPPIRGKIYDLDGNILATNKPCYQLVIDKSINNNYRDELEIISNILNFSPDKYNYIKQKIKKSSRHTILTILDHLDWEQVSMIEEQKHKLAAIFIDVGYLRFYPFSSTTSHLIGYLGQINEQEKQELNIRSLSDFNIGKSGIEKYYDNKLRGEFGYKKVEVNAYGKQVRTISETPTQSGADMHLNIDASLQKKIQQYLNPKGSSAIVMDIRTGNVLICVSTPGFESNNFSKLSENYWQSLISDPHKPLINKVIQNSYPPGSVFKIITVLAALEVGINPNKTVFCDGSSILGTNSFRCWNHRGHGTLDMMSALKYSCNIYMYELARIVGPDKILAVAREFGFGSKTGIDISPESSGFVPSKEWKKKKLKLPWSIGDSFNLAIGQGFLGVTPIQLARFITAIASNGKLYTPRILKNASEFYNVNIKTENIKIIQESLYNTVNVAGGTAYYNRIFAENRKLAGKTGTAQVQSKLNAKDDLNRDSIAWARRNHALFLGFAPYSDPRYSVTVFVDHGGGGSIAAAPVARKIMSDVLDKYMR encoded by the coding sequence ATGCTAAATAAAAAAATACTACATGGTGAGTTGATTTCACGAAGAGCCTTTATAATTGGATTAGGTAAACTCTGGTTTTTATCACTGCTGGGCATAAGAATGTTTTATTTACAGCTTATTAAAAGTGAAGAATATAGGACTTTATCAGATAAAAATCGCATTAATTTTGTTGTACTTCCGCCGATTAGAGGGAAAATTTATGATTTAGATGGTAATATTTTAGCTACTAATAAACCATGTTATCAGTTGGTAATAGATAAGAGTATTAATAATAATTATAGAGATGAATTGGAAATAATTAGTAACATTTTAAATTTCTCTCCAGATAAATATAATTATATTAAGCAAAAAATTAAAAAATCTAGTCGTCACACTATTTTAACAATACTAGATCATCTTGATTGGGAACAAGTTTCGATGATTGAAGAGCAAAAGCATAAACTAGCTGCAATATTTATTGATGTAGGGTATTTAAGATTTTATCCTTTTTCAAGCACTACTTCTCATTTAATAGGTTATCTTGGCCAGATCAATGAGCAAGAGAAGCAAGAGTTAAATATACGTAGTTTAAGTGATTTTAATATAGGTAAATCCGGTATTGAAAAATATTATGATAATAAATTACGAGGAGAATTCGGTTATAAAAAAGTTGAAGTCAACGCTTATGGTAAACAGGTAAGGACAATATCAGAGACGCCTACCCAATCAGGGGCTGATATGCATTTAAATATTGATGCGTCTCTTCAGAAAAAAATCCAGCAATACTTAAATCCTAAAGGTTCTTCTGCAATAGTTATGGATATTAGAACTGGAAATGTGCTAATTTGTGTTTCTACTCCAGGTTTTGAATCAAATAATTTCAGTAAATTATCAGAAAATTATTGGCAAAGTTTAATTAGCGATCCGCATAAACCTTTAATTAATAAGGTAATACAAAATTCTTATCCTCCTGGTTCGGTTTTTAAAATAATTACCGTACTTGCAGCACTTGAAGTAGGAATTAATCCTAATAAAACAGTTTTTTGTGATGGTAGCTCTATTCTCGGTACTAATAGTTTTCGATGTTGGAATCATAGAGGGCATGGTACGCTCGATATGATGTCTGCTTTAAAGTATTCCTGTAATATTTATATGTATGAACTTGCTAGAATAGTAGGCCCGGATAAAATTCTTGCAGTTGCAAGAGAATTTGGTTTTGGTTCAAAAACTGGTATTGATATATCACCTGAAAGTAGTGGGTTTGTACCTTCAAAAGAATGGAAAAAGAAAAAATTAAAACTTCCTTGGTCAATAGGTGATAGTTTTAATTTAGCAATTGGGCAAGGGTTTTTAGGGGTAACACCAATTCAGTTGGCAAGATTTATTACAGCTATTGCAAGTAATGGTAAGCTATATACGCCTAGAATATTAAAAAATGCTTCAGAGTTTTATAATGTGAATATTAAGACTGAAAATATTAAAATAATACAAGAAAGTTTGTATAATACTGTGAATGTTGCTGGAGGTACGGCGTATTATAATAGAATTTTTGCTGAAAATAGGAAGTTAGCTGGTAAAACAGGCACTGCTCAGGTGCAAAGCAAACTAAATGCTAAAGATGATTTAAATCGTGATTCTATTGCATGGGCAAGACGTAATCATGCTTTATTCTTAGGATTTGCTCCATATTCAGATCCTCGTTATTCTGTTACCGTTTTTGTCGATCATGGAGGAGGTGGTAGTATTGCAGCTGCACCTGTAGCTCGTAAAATCATGTCCGATGTTCTTGATAAGTATATGCGCTAA
- a CDS encoding 3-hydroxyacyl-CoA dehydrogenase/enoyl-CoA hydratase family protein: MQNEIKKVCVIGAGVMGSGIAALIANSSHRVVLLDILDKDSNDPNKIVKNAVKNLHRQKLPPLSYPDKVNFITIGNLEHDLDLIKECNLVIEVIVEKLDIKHQLYNKIIPYLKEDTIIASNTSTLPLKKLKENLPNNIKSRFIITHFFNPPRYMELVELIIDNTIKDEVIEKISVFLTKILGKTIIKCNDTPGFIANRVGCFLLELVAHKAIAQNLDFVTIDQIFSRCLGLPNTGIFGLYDLIGHDVMKLISSSLLSALPKSDDYHRIYFNTKVFDKMIEHNLIGRKGEGGFYRLSVSNGKKIKEVINISDLSYHPVQKVDISFNNLDELLASDSIYSKFFSEIITEFYIYLTSLVPSVTNNIYDIDATMKLGYSWHYGPFELLTIAVKNGWNSIIKNADLMNISLPKYLASKEYQKIDKQKFNSKKDFLQESTIVLANDSANLIHYCENLIFVITTKMNTLNHNVFYLLQEAVSKAENYGKNLYIFPQGNNFSAGADLKLILSYIQDGNFDNLENLLKLGQQTMRYLKYSSVHIISCARGVALGGGCELLLNSSYIVANQELNAGLIEFGVGLIPGWSGVTEMFARSNGDKTKLIRNIKNIIEQNKTSSADYFKADYDVSNMQVNMNKHYILDEALKLNVSNKIVSIPHKIALPKINIVSEIDTSKYNDLQNKVLNKFQNIIDKHNEISEAELLTYEREIFLELAKEPQTIEKLHAIVG, translated from the coding sequence ATGCAAAATGAAATAAAAAAAGTTTGTGTTATTGGTGCAGGAGTTATGGGGTCAGGAATTGCAGCGTTAATTGCTAATTCTTCTCACCGAGTAGTTTTGCTTGATATTCTCGATAAAGATTCTAATGATCCTAATAAAATAGTAAAAAATGCTGTAAAGAATTTGCATAGACAAAAACTTCCTCCATTATCTTATCCAGATAAAGTAAATTTCATTACAATAGGTAATTTAGAACATGATTTAGATTTAATTAAAGAATGTAATTTAGTAATTGAAGTTATTGTTGAGAAGTTAGACATCAAACATCAATTATATAATAAAATTATACCTTATCTTAAAGAAGACACAATTATTGCTTCTAATACCTCTACATTGCCACTGAAAAAACTCAAAGAGAATTTACCGAATAATATAAAGTCCAGGTTCATTATTACGCATTTCTTTAATCCACCGAGATATATGGAGTTGGTTGAATTAATTATAGACAATACAATCAAGGATGAGGTAATAGAGAAAATATCAGTGTTCTTAACAAAAATTCTTGGTAAAACTATAATAAAATGTAATGATACACCTGGTTTTATTGCTAATAGAGTAGGGTGTTTTTTACTTGAGTTAGTAGCCCACAAAGCGATAGCTCAAAATCTTGATTTTGTTACAATCGATCAAATATTTAGTAGATGTTTAGGTTTGCCAAATACCGGAATTTTTGGCTTATATGATTTAATAGGTCATGACGTAATGAAGTTAATATCAAGTTCATTACTTTCTGCTCTGCCTAAAAGTGATGATTATCATAGGATATATTTTAATACCAAAGTTTTTGATAAGATGATAGAGCATAATTTAATTGGACGTAAAGGTGAGGGTGGATTTTATCGTTTATCTGTATCAAATGGTAAAAAGATTAAAGAAGTTATTAATATAAGTGATTTATCATATCACCCTGTTCAGAAAGTAGATATTTCATTTAATAATCTTGATGAGTTGTTAGCTAGCGATTCAATTTATAGCAAGTTTTTTAGTGAGATTATCACAGAATTTTATATTTATTTAACAAGCTTAGTACCATCTGTGACTAATAATATCTACGATATTGATGCTACTATGAAGCTTGGTTATAGTTGGCATTATGGACCGTTTGAGTTATTGACTATAGCTGTTAAAAATGGATGGAATTCGATAATTAAAAATGCTGATTTAATGAATATTTCACTACCTAAATATTTAGCTAGTAAAGAATATCAAAAAATTGATAAACAAAAATTTAATTCTAAAAAAGATTTTTTACAAGAAAGTACAATAGTATTAGCAAATGATTCTGCAAATTTAATACATTATTGTGAAAATTTAATATTTGTTATTACTACGAAAATGAATACTTTGAATCATAATGTGTTTTATTTATTGCAAGAAGCAGTAAGTAAAGCAGAAAATTATGGAAAAAATCTTTATATTTTCCCACAAGGAAATAATTTTTCTGCTGGTGCGGATTTAAAGCTTATTCTTTCTTATATTCAAGATGGGAATTTTGATAATTTAGAGAATTTATTAAAGCTTGGACAACAAACAATGCGTTATTTAAAATATTCCTCTGTACATATTATTAGCTGTGCTCGTGGTGTTGCGCTTGGGGGTGGGTGTGAACTTCTATTAAACTCAAGCTATATTGTTGCAAATCAGGAGCTTAACGCCGGACTTATAGAGTTTGGAGTAGGTTTAATACCAGGATGGAGTGGTGTTACAGAAATGTTTGCTAGAAGTAATGGAGATAAAACTAAATTAATTAGAAATATTAAGAATATTATAGAGCAAAATAAAACAAGTTCAGCTGATTATTTTAAAGCAGATTATGATGTAAGTAATATGCAAGTCAATATGAACAAGCATTATATTTTAGATGAAGCTTTGAAACTAAACGTATCTAACAAAATAGTATCAATACCTCATAAAATTGCTTTACCTAAAATTAATATAGTAAGTGAAATAGATACATCCAAATATAATGATCTACAAAATAAGGTACTTAATAAATTCCAGAATATTATTGATAAACATAATGAAATAAGTGAAGCAGAATTACTTACATATGAGCGTGAAATATTTTTAGAACTTGCAAAAGAACCGCAGACTATAGAGAAATTGCACGCGATTGTGGGGTAA